In Rhizobiales bacterium NRL2, a genomic segment contains:
- a CDS encoding GCN5 family acetyltransferase produces the protein MRTAGPEDHAAIRRVHLEAFPTAAEADLVERLRRDGDAAVELVADHDGAAIGHVMLSAMQAPFPALGLGPVGVLAAHRGQGVAERLIRNALRRAREGGWRAVFVLGDPAYYRRFGFRAEHAAGFECAWSGPCLMALPLEGTMPATRGRIDYAPAFADLS, from the coding sequence CTGCGCACTGCCGGCCCCGAGGACCATGCAGCGATCCGGCGTGTCCACCTTGAGGCTTTCCCCACGGCGGCCGAGGCCGATCTGGTCGAGCGGCTGCGGCGGGACGGCGACGCCGCGGTCGAGCTTGTCGCCGACCATGACGGCGCCGCGATCGGTCACGTCATGCTCTCCGCAATGCAGGCGCCTTTCCCCGCGCTGGGTCTCGGCCCTGTGGGGGTGCTGGCGGCGCATCGTGGTCAGGGGGTCGCGGAACGGCTGATCCGGAATGCGCTGCGCAGGGCCCGGGAGGGCGGCTGGCGGGCCGTCTTCGTCCTGGGCGACCCAGCCTATTATCGCCGCTTCGGCTTCCGGGCCGAACACGCCGCCGGCTTCGAGTGCGCCTGGTCGGGCCCCTGTCTGATGGCCCTGCCGCTCGAGGGAACGATGCCGGCCACGAGGGGGCGGATCGACTACGCGCCCGCGTTCGCGGATCTCAGCTAG
- a CDS encoding AAA family ATPase, producing the protein MSDTELTALLTRIADALERIAPPTLKPADMSRASAFVWHAESASLQAVPVVNHVEMGLLRGIDHVRDILTDNTRRFASGHPANNALLWGARGMGKSSLVKAAHAAVNAETGGRLVLIEIHREDIASLPRLLGVLKDHPDRRFILFCDDLSFDHDDTAYKSLKAVLEGGIEGRPANVIFYATSNRRHLMPRDMVENERSTAINPSEAVEEKVSLSDRFGLWLGFHSCSQQDYLEMVRGYCDSYGLEIDDETLRAEAVEWATTRGARSGRVAWQYIQDLAGRQGKPLD; encoded by the coding sequence ATGAGCGATACCGAGCTGACCGCCCTGCTGACCCGCATCGCCGATGCGCTGGAGCGCATCGCGCCGCCGACGCTGAAGCCGGCGGACATGAGCCGGGCCTCGGCCTTCGTCTGGCATGCGGAAAGCGCCTCGCTGCAAGCGGTGCCGGTGGTCAACCATGTCGAGATGGGCCTGCTGCGCGGCATCGATCACGTGCGCGACATCCTGACTGACAACACCCGCCGCTTCGCCAGCGGTCACCCCGCGAACAACGCCCTGCTCTGGGGCGCCCGCGGCATGGGCAAGAGTTCGCTCGTCAAGGCCGCCCACGCGGCCGTCAATGCGGAGACCGGCGGCCGTCTGGTCCTGATCGAGATCCACCGCGAGGATATCGCCTCCCTGCCCCGCCTGCTCGGCGTGCTGAAGGACCATCCCGACCGTCGCTTCATCCTGTTCTGCGACGATCTCTCCTTCGACCATGACGACACCGCCTACAAGTCGCTGAAGGCAGTGCTGGAAGGCGGTATCGAGGGCCGGCCGGCCAACGTGATCTTCTACGCCACCTCCAACCGCCGTCACCTGATGCCGCGCGACATGGTGGAGAACGAACGCTCCACGGCGATCAACCCCTCCGAGGCGGTGGAGGAGAAGGTCTCGCTCTCGGACCGCTTTGGTCTCTGGCTCGGCTTTCATTCCTGCAGCCAGCAGGACTACCTGGAGATGGTCCGCGGCTATTGCGACAGCTACGGACTGGAGATCGACGACGAGACGCTCCGCGCCGAAGCGGTCGAATGGGCGACCACGCGCGGCGCGCGGTCGGGCCGCGTCGCCTGGCAGTACATCCAGGATCTGGCCGGCCGCCAGGGCAAGCCGCTCGACTAG
- a CDS encoding 3-phosphoshikimate 1-carboxyvinyltransferase, translating to MTTLTAAPMGKTPLKGEIAAPGDKSISHRSLMFGALAVGPTRITGLLEGEDVRATARAVAALGAGVERTGEGAWTVQGVGVGGLAEPESALDLGNSGTGARLLMGMVAGCPITATFIGDASLSRRPMSRVIEPLSRMGAVFHGREGGRLPITLTGPADVMPIDYRSPVASAQVKSAVLLAGLNAAGRTTVREPTASRDHTENMLRSFGAAVETRTEDGMNVVTVDGQPELAPQDIAVPGDPSSAAFAAVAALILPGSEVMIRNVGLNPLRAGLFEVLTAMGGEIEVLDRREAGGEPVGDLRVRGGALKGDVAPPANAAAMIDEYPILCVAAALAEGRTEMRGIKELRVKESDRIALMVNGLRAAGVEVEEHEDGMTVTGTGGRPPAGGCEIDASHDHRIAMSFLVLGLACAKPIAVTGAETIATSYPAFTDHFALLGADIQSR from the coding sequence ATGACCACCCTGACCGCCGCCCCCATGGGCAAGACGCCCCTGAAGGGCGAGATCGCAGCGCCGGGCGACAAGTCGATCTCCCACCGGTCGCTGATGTTCGGCGCGCTGGCCGTCGGCCCGACCCGGATAACGGGCCTGCTGGAGGGCGAGGACGTGCGCGCGACCGCCCGCGCCGTCGCCGCGCTCGGCGCCGGAGTGGAGCGCACCGGCGAGGGCGCCTGGACGGTGCAAGGCGTCGGTGTCGGTGGACTGGCCGAACCCGAAAGCGCGCTCGACCTGGGCAATTCCGGCACCGGCGCCCGCCTGCTCATGGGCATGGTCGCCGGCTGCCCGATCACGGCGACCTTCATCGGCGACGCCTCGCTCTCGCGGCGGCCGATGAGCCGGGTGATCGAGCCGCTCAGCCGCATGGGCGCGGTCTTTCATGGCCGCGAGGGCGGCCGCCTGCCCATCACGCTGACCGGCCCGGCCGACGTCATGCCGATCGATTACCGGAGTCCGGTGGCCTCGGCGCAGGTGAAGTCCGCGGTGCTGCTGGCCGGGCTCAACGCCGCCGGACGCACCACGGTCCGGGAACCGACGGCATCCCGCGATCACACCGAAAACATGCTGCGCAGCTTCGGTGCGGCCGTCGAGACCCGGACCGAGGACGGGATGAACGTGGTCACGGTCGACGGCCAACCCGAGCTGGCGCCCCAGGACATCGCCGTGCCGGGCGATCCATCCTCGGCCGCCTTCGCGGCGGTCGCGGCGCTGATCCTGCCCGGCAGCGAGGTCATGATCCGCAATGTCGGGCTCAATCCGCTGCGGGCCGGCCTGTTCGAGGTGCTGACGGCGATGGGCGGCGAGATCGAGGTCCTGGACCGGCGCGAGGCCGGCGGCGAGCCGGTCGGCGACCTGCGCGTCCGGGGCGGGGCGCTGAAGGGCGATGTCGCGCCGCCTGCCAATGCGGCGGCGATGATCGACGAATATCCGATCCTCTGCGTCGCGGCGGCGCTGGCCGAAGGCCGGACGGAGATGCGGGGCATCAAGGAACTGCGCGTCAAGGAGAGCGACCGCATCGCGCTGATGGTCAACGGCCTGCGCGCGGCCGGCGTCGAGGTCGAGGAGCACGAGGACGGCATGACCGTCACCGGAACGGGCGGCCGGCCGCCGGCCGGCGGCTGCGAGATCGACGCCAGTCACGATCACCGCATCGCCATGAGCTTCCTGGTGCTGGGTCTGGCCTGCGCGAAGCCGATTGCCGTCACCGGCGCCGAGACCATCGCCACCAGCTACCCGGCCTTCACCGACCATTTCGCCCTGCTGGGCGCCGACATTCAGAGCCGCTGA
- a CDS encoding heat-shock protein Hsp20 has product MTRMSLFNSPLLLGFDHVERVLDRVAKSANDGYPPYNIEQTSENALRITLAVAGFEDDDLTVTVEENQLVIRGRRQEDDSDRIFLHRGIATRQFQRAFVLAEGIEVDDARLDNGLLHIDLSRPAAETLVKTIRIRSAKAASKPMLRTEPEEEVGNG; this is encoded by the coding sequence ATGACCAGGATGTCGCTGTTCAACAGCCCCCTGTTGCTCGGCTTCGATCATGTCGAGCGCGTGCTCGACCGGGTCGCCAAGTCCGCCAATGACGGCTATCCACCCTACAACATCGAACAGACGTCGGAGAACGCGCTGCGTATCACGCTGGCCGTCGCCGGCTTCGAGGACGACGACCTCACCGTCACGGTGGAGGAAAACCAGCTCGTCATCCGCGGCCGCCGCCAGGAGGATGATTCCGACCGGATCTTCCTGCATCGCGGCATCGCCACGCGGCAGTTCCAGCGCGCCTTCGTGCTGGCCGAGGGCATCGAGGTCGATGACGCCAGGCTGGACAACGGCCTGCTGCACATCGACCTGAGCCGGCCCGCGGCCGAGACGCTGGTGAAGACGATCAGGATCCGTTCAGCCAAGGCCGCTTCAAAGCCGATGCTGAGGACCGAACCCGAAGAGGAAGTTGGCAATGGCTGA
- a CDS encoding glycine cleavage system protein T, protein MKDSARVVVIGGGVVGASVLYHLTRLGWRDVMLIERSELTSGSTWHAAGGMHTLNGDPNVAKLQAYTIELYKEIEEKSGQATGAHQTGGVLLADSPERMQWLKMAHARGRYLGMETELISVSEAKALYPLLEEKYFVGAMYDPVDGYVDPSGVTQAYAKSARLNGAEIVLRNRVVELNQRPDGTWSVVTEQGTVHAQHVVNAGGLWAREVGRMVGLELPLLAMEHMYLLTEDMPEVAEINRVTGKEVLHAIDFGGEIYMRQERGGMLMGTYERAGRPWSPKTTPWDFGHELLQPDLDRIAPSLEVGFKHFPAFERAGIKQIINGPFTFAPDGNPLVGPVRGLRNFWCACAVMAGFSQGGGVGLALSNWIVYGDPGFDVWAMDVSRYGDWATMAYTSAKVRENYSRRFSITFPNEELPAARPLRTTPIHGRLKAENAVFGASYGLEHALWFQEPGKQPVEDVTFQRSNSHEPVARECRAVRDGVGMIEISSFAKYEVTGSGAEVWLSRMLANRMPKTGRIVLSPMLNAAGGLIGDFTVARAGDKRFYVFGSGIAENYHMRWFQAHLPDDGRVAVRPMGLDLTGLSLAGPKAREVLQAVTDHDVSAENFRFMDFRRIDIGMIPALAGRITFTGDLGFEIWVKPEYLVQLYDMLRIAGEDHGLTLFGARALNGLRLEKNFGTWAREYRPVYGPEAARLSRFVDFRKNDFTGRDAALREREEGPPRKLVALKVDAGNADVIGDEPIWIDGRVRGWVTSGGFAHASDASVALGYVEAAFADGAEAPFDVEIIGERRPARLLKEPLFDPQGARMRA, encoded by the coding sequence ATGAAAGACAGCGCCCGTGTGGTGGTGATCGGCGGCGGGGTGGTCGGCGCCAGCGTGCTCTATCACCTGACCAGGCTCGGCTGGCGCGACGTGATGCTCATCGAGCGCTCCGAGCTGACCTCGGGATCGACCTGGCACGCGGCTGGCGGCATGCACACGCTGAACGGCGACCCGAACGTCGCCAAGCTGCAGGCCTACACCATCGAGCTCTACAAGGAGATCGAGGAAAAGTCGGGCCAGGCCACCGGCGCGCACCAGACCGGCGGCGTCCTGCTGGCCGACAGCCCGGAGCGCATGCAGTGGCTGAAGATGGCCCACGCCCGCGGGCGCTATCTCGGCATGGAGACCGAGCTGATCAGCGTCAGCGAGGCCAAGGCGCTCTACCCCCTGCTGGAGGAGAAGTACTTCGTCGGCGCCATGTACGACCCCGTCGACGGCTACGTCGACCCCTCCGGCGTTACCCAGGCCTATGCGAAGTCGGCGCGGTTGAACGGCGCCGAGATCGTGCTGCGCAACCGGGTCGTCGAGCTGAACCAGCGCCCCGACGGCACCTGGAGCGTGGTCACCGAACAGGGGACGGTCCACGCCCAGCACGTCGTCAACGCCGGCGGGCTCTGGGCGCGCGAGGTCGGCCGCATGGTCGGGCTGGAACTGCCCCTGCTGGCCATGGAGCACATGTACCTGCTGACCGAGGACATGCCGGAAGTGGCCGAGATCAACCGCGTCACCGGCAAGGAAGTGCTCCACGCCATCGACTTCGGCGGCGAGATCTACATGCGCCAGGAGCGTGGCGGCATGCTGATGGGCACCTACGAGCGTGCCGGCCGGCCCTGGTCGCCGAAGACAACGCCCTGGGACTTCGGCCACGAGCTGCTGCAGCCGGACCTGGACCGCATCGCGCCGTCGCTGGAAGTCGGCTTCAAGCACTTCCCGGCGTTCGAGCGCGCCGGCATCAAGCAGATCATCAACGGCCCCTTCACCTTCGCCCCGGACGGCAATCCGCTGGTCGGCCCGGTCCGGGGACTGCGGAACTTCTGGTGCGCCTGCGCGGTGATGGCGGGTTTCAGCCAGGGCGGCGGCGTCGGGCTGGCGCTGTCGAACTGGATCGTCTACGGCGATCCGGGCTTCGACGTCTGGGCCATGGATGTCAGCCGCTATGGCGACTGGGCCACCATGGCCTACACCTCGGCCAAGGTGCGGGAGAACTATTCCCGCCGCTTCTCCATCACCTTCCCCAACGAGGAACTGCCCGCCGCGCGGCCGCTGCGTACGACGCCGATCCACGGCCGGCTGAAGGCGGAGAACGCCGTCTTCGGCGCCAGCTATGGTCTCGAGCACGCGCTCTGGTTCCAGGAACCGGGCAAACAGCCGGTCGAGGATGTCACCTTCCAGCGCTCCAACAGCCATGAGCCGGTCGCGCGCGAATGCCGCGCCGTGCGCGACGGCGTCGGCATGATCGAGATCTCCAGCTTCGCGAAGTACGAGGTCACCGGGTCCGGCGCGGAGGTCTGGCTCAGCCGCATGCTGGCCAACCGCATGCCGAAGACAGGGCGGATCGTGCTCTCACCGATGCTCAATGCCGCCGGCGGGCTGATCGGCGACTTCACGGTCGCCAGGGCCGGCGACAAGCGGTTCTACGTCTTCGGCTCCGGCATCGCCGAGAACTACCACATGCGCTGGTTCCAGGCCCACCTGCCCGACGACGGCCGGGTCGCCGTCCGGCCTATGGGACTCGATCTCACGGGGCTGTCGCTCGCCGGGCCGAAGGCGCGCGAGGTGCTTCAGGCGGTCACCGACCATGACGTCTCGGCGGAGAACTTCCGCTTCATGGACTTCCGCCGCATCGACATCGGCATGATCCCGGCGCTGGCGGGCCGGATCACCTTCACCGGCGATCTGGGTTTCGAGATATGGGTGAAACCCGAATACCTCGTACAGCTCTACGACATGCTGCGGATCGCCGGCGAGGACCACGGGCTGACGCTGTTCGGCGCCCGGGCGCTCAACGGACTCCGGCTGGAGAAGAACTTCGGCACCTGGGCCCGGGAATACCGCCCGGTCTACGGCCCCGAGGCCGCGCGCCTGTCACGCTTCGTCGATTTCCGAAAGAACGATTTCACTGGCCGCGATGCCGCGCTCCGCGAACGCGAGGAAGGACCGCCGCGCAAGCTGGTCGCGCTGAAGGTCGACGCCGGCAACGCCGATGTCATCGGCGACGAGCCGATCTGGATCGACGGCCGGGTCCGCGGCTGGGTCACGTCTGGCGGCTTCGCCCATGCCTCCGACGCCTCGGTGGCGCTGGGCTATGTCGAGGCCGCCTTCGCCGACGGGGCCGAAGCGCCATTCGACGTGGAGATCATCGGCGAACGCCGGCCGGCGCGACTGCTGAAAGAGCCACTGTTCGACCCGCAGGGCGCACGCATGCGCGCCTGA
- a CDS encoding methyltransferase, protein MSEQAPAAAGGGRRRRGRRRGAADGPGAEGVAAVIEQPPFRQPKLPFPPTEMLSADELESIHNASLQVLSEIGVDFLHEEAKELLRRAGAEVEAGSDRVRFDPGLVEETIGRAPAAFDLHSRNPAHRLRFGDGHVTFCAAASAPNAFDLQGGRRPGNRADYRNFLKLGQMLNAVHMFGGYPVEPIDIHPGVRHLEALQDMLVMTDKAIHAYSLGRERIVDAIEMTRIARGIDRETLLREPSVLSIINSSSPLRLDTPMLEGVIQLARHRQPVVLTPFTLAGAMAPVTIAGALVQQNAEVLAGYVLCQAVEPGAPFVYGGFTSNVDMKSGAPAFGTPEAMRAAIIGGQLARLYRLPYRSSNVNAANSLDAQAGYEAVFSLWGAIMGGVNMLKHGLGWMEGGLQTSFEKFVMDADLLQMVAGFLTPVGTSPEDLALDAMREVGPGGHFFGCAHTRARYKTAFYQPLISDWRNYESWEEAGRPQAPEKANRIYRELVAAYEPPPMDPAAREELEAFVARRTEEGGAPTDF, encoded by the coding sequence ATGAGCGAGCAAGCACCTGCGGCCGCGGGCGGCGGACGCCGGCGGCGCGGCAGGCGGCGCGGAGCGGCGGACGGCCCGGGGGCCGAGGGCGTCGCGGCGGTCATCGAGCAGCCGCCTTTCCGCCAGCCGAAGCTGCCCTTCCCGCCCACCGAAATGCTCTCGGCCGACGAACTGGAATCGATCCACAACGCCTCGCTGCAGGTCCTGTCCGAGATCGGCGTCGACTTCCTGCACGAAGAAGCGAAGGAACTGCTGCGCCGCGCCGGCGCAGAGGTCGAGGCCGGCAGCGACCGGGTCCGCTTCGATCCCGGCCTGGTCGAGGAGACCATCGGGCGGGCGCCGGCGGCCTTTGACCTGCACAGCCGCAATCCGGCCCACAGGCTGCGCTTCGGCGACGGCCACGTGACCTTCTGCGCCGCGGCCAGCGCCCCCAACGCCTTCGACCTGCAGGGCGGCCGCCGGCCCGGCAACCGCGCGGACTACCGCAACTTCCTGAAGCTGGGCCAGATGCTCAACGCCGTGCACATGTTCGGCGGCTACCCGGTCGAGCCCATCGACATCCATCCCGGCGTGCGCCATCTCGAAGCGCTGCAGGACATGCTGGTGATGACAGACAAGGCGATCCACGCCTACAGCCTGGGCCGGGAGCGCATCGTCGACGCCATCGAGATGACCCGCATCGCCAGGGGCATCGACCGCGAGACCCTGCTGCGTGAACCCTCGGTCCTCTCCATCATCAATTCCTCCTCCCCGCTCCGGCTGGACACGCCGATGCTGGAGGGCGTGATCCAGCTCGCCCGTCACCGCCAGCCCGTCGTGCTGACGCCCTTCACCCTGGCCGGCGCCATGGCGCCGGTGACGATTGCCGGCGCGCTGGTACAGCAGAACGCGGAGGTGCTGGCCGGCTACGTCCTGTGCCAGGCCGTCGAGCCCGGCGCGCCGTTCGTCTATGGCGGCTTCACCTCCAATGTCGACATGAAGTCCGGCGCCCCCGCCTTCGGCACGCCCGAGGCCATGCGCGCGGCGATCATCGGCGGGCAGCTCGCCCGGCTTTATCGGCTGCCCTACCGCTCGTCCAACGTGAACGCCGCCAACAGTCTGGACGCCCAGGCCGGCTACGAGGCGGTGTTCTCGCTCTGGGGCGCGATCATGGGCGGGGTGAACATGCTGAAGCACGGCCTGGGCTGGATGGAGGGCGGGCTGCAGACCTCGTTCGAGAAGTTCGTCATGGACGCCGACCTGCTGCAGATGGTGGCCGGGTTCCTGACCCCTGTCGGAACCAGCCCCGAGGACCTCGCCCTGGACGCCATGCGGGAGGTGGGCCCCGGCGGGCACTTCTTCGGCTGCGCCCATACCCGGGCCCGCTACAAGACGGCGTTCTACCAGCCGCTGATATCCGACTGGCGCAACTACGAAAGCTGGGAGGAGGCGGGCCGGCCGCAGGCGCCGGAGAAGGCCAACCGCATCTACCGCGAACTCGTCGCCGCCTACGAGCCGCCGCCGATGGACCCGGCCGCGCGGGAGGAACTGGAAGCCTTCGTCGCCCGCCGCACCGAAGAGGGCGGCGCACCGACGGATTTCTGA
- a CDS encoding acetyl-CoA carboxylase carboxyltransferase subunit, whose translation MSVLKSNLNPASEAFRKNRADMLAMLERVRGLEQKVRDTSNAKADVFKSRGQIPPRERIDRLLDKGSPFLELQTLAGLGFHDDDGENDIMGGGAIIGIGYVQGVRCMVNASDSGIKGGTITPLGSKKSLRAQDIALENKLPRISLVESGGANLKYQAELFVEGGKGFYNQAKLSAAGIPQITVVHGSSTAGGAYIPGMSDYTIMVKDRAKVFLAGPPLLFAATGEVATDEDLGGAEMHTLVSGVSEYMAIDDADGIRLAREIMGKLRWNDRLPAATPKTFREPLYDPDEICGLVPVDYRRPYDVRELIARLVDGSDFVDFKAEYGPGTVVGFAEIMGQAVGLIGNNGPIDNGGATKAAQFMQLCDQSDTPIVFLHNTTGFIVGTESERGGMVKHGSKMIQATSNVRVPKITMMIGASFGAGNYAMCGRAYEPRFIFGWPNYKMSVMGGEQAATVLKIVAEQGAKRKGVEPDHDRIKKMFDGIVSQFEREGEALYNTALVYDDGLIDPRDTRKVLGLCLGICREADTRPLKPNSFGVGRM comes from the coding sequence ATGTCCGTGCTGAAATCGAACCTGAACCCCGCCTCCGAGGCGTTCCGGAAGAACCGCGCCGACATGCTGGCGATGCTGGAGCGCGTGCGCGGCCTGGAGCAGAAGGTGCGCGACACCTCCAACGCCAAGGCCGACGTCTTCAAGTCGCGCGGCCAGATCCCGCCCCGCGAGCGGATCGACAGGCTGCTCGACAAGGGCTCGCCCTTCCTGGAGCTGCAGACGCTGGCCGGGCTCGGCTTCCATGACGACGACGGCGAGAACGACATCATGGGCGGCGGCGCCATCATCGGGATCGGCTATGTCCAGGGCGTGCGCTGCATGGTCAACGCCTCCGACAGCGGCATCAAGGGCGGCACCATCACGCCGCTCGGCTCGAAGAAGAGCCTGCGCGCCCAGGACATCGCGCTGGAGAACAAGCTACCCCGCATCAGCCTGGTGGAATCGGGCGGCGCCAACCTGAAGTACCAGGCCGAGTTGTTCGTCGAGGGCGGCAAGGGCTTCTACAACCAGGCGAAGCTCTCGGCCGCCGGCATTCCCCAGATCACGGTGGTACATGGCTCGTCGACGGCCGGCGGCGCCTACATTCCGGGCATGTCGGACTACACCATCATGGTGAAGGACCGCGCCAAGGTGTTTCTCGCCGGCCCGCCGCTGCTCTTCGCCGCGACCGGCGAAGTGGCCACCGACGAGGATCTCGGCGGCGCCGAGATGCACACGCTGGTTTCCGGCGTCTCCGAATACATGGCCATCGACGACGCCGACGGTATCCGGCTGGCCCGCGAGATCATGGGCAAGCTGCGCTGGAACGACCGGCTGCCGGCTGCGACGCCGAAGACCTTCCGCGAGCCGCTCTACGATCCGGACGAGATCTGCGGCCTGGTCCCGGTCGACTACCGCCGCCCCTATGACGTCCGCGAACTGATCGCGCGGCTGGTCGACGGCTCCGACTTCGTCGATTTCAAGGCCGAATACGGGCCGGGCACGGTGGTCGGCTTCGCCGAGATCATGGGCCAGGCCGTCGGACTGATCGGCAACAACGGCCCCATCGACAATGGCGGCGCCACCAAGGCCGCGCAGTTCATGCAGCTCTGCGACCAGTCCGACACGCCCATCGTCTTCCTGCACAACACCACGGGCTTCATCGTCGGCACCGAGTCGGAACGCGGTGGCATGGTCAAGCACGGCTCCAAGATGATCCAGGCCACCTCCAACGTGCGGGTGCCGAAGATCACCATGATGATCGGGGCCAGCTTCGGCGCCGGCAACTACGCCATGTGCGGGCGGGCCTACGAGCCGCGTTTCATCTTCGGCTGGCCGAACTACAAGATGTCGGTGATGGGCGGCGAGCAGGCGGCGACGGTGCTGAAGATCGTCGCCGAGCAGGGCGCGAAGCGGAAGGGCGTCGAGCCCGACCACGACCGCATCAAGAAGATGTTCGACGGCATCGTCAGCCAGTTCGAGCGCGAGGGCGAGGCGCTCTACAACACCGCGCTGGTCTATGACGACGGGCTGATCGACCCGCGCGACACGCGCAAGGTTCTGGGCCTCTGTCTCGGCATCTGCCGCGAGGCGGACACGCGCCCCCTCAAGCCCAACAGTTTCGGCGTCGGGCGGATGTAG
- a CDS encoding 2,4-dienoyl-CoA reductase, which translates to MGYRSIFRDGAFDGRVVIVTGGGSGMGRCTAHELAALGATVAVVGRTLETLEQTVAEITEDGGKARAWTADIRDEERVRAMIGEIIRDLGRIDGLVNNAGGQFSAKLKDISVRGWDAVVRNNLTGGFLMMREVYTQWMERHGGAIVNITADFHTGIPDMGHSSAARAGMDNLTKTAALEWAHSNVRVNAVAPGWVASSGYEKYPEEVAAEIAGRSKFVPMRRHGTEAEVSAAVCFLLSDAAAFTTGESIAVDGGAPLERGFRPSEEGPREDRSWQGFHRYRLPKTLKDKS; encoded by the coding sequence TTGGGCTATCGGTCCATCTTCAGGGACGGCGCATTCGACGGGCGGGTCGTGATCGTGACCGGCGGCGGCTCCGGCATGGGGCGGTGCACGGCGCACGAGCTGGCGGCGCTGGGCGCGACGGTCGCCGTCGTCGGACGGACGCTGGAGACGCTGGAACAGACCGTCGCGGAGATCACCGAGGATGGCGGCAAGGCCCGGGCCTGGACCGCCGACATCCGCGACGAGGAGCGCGTCCGCGCGATGATCGGCGAAATCATCCGCGATCTGGGCCGCATCGACGGGCTGGTGAACAATGCCGGCGGGCAGTTCTCCGCAAAGCTGAAGGACATCTCGGTCCGCGGCTGGGACGCGGTCGTGCGGAACAACCTGACCGGCGGCTTCCTGATGATGCGGGAAGTCTACACCCAGTGGATGGAGCGCCATGGCGGCGCCATCGTCAACATCACCGCAGATTTCCATACCGGCATCCCCGACATGGGCCATTCAAGCGCCGCGCGCGCAGGCATGGACAACCTGACCAAGACGGCGGCGCTGGAGTGGGCGCATTCGAACGTGCGGGTCAACGCCGTGGCGCCGGGCTGGGTCGCCTCCTCGGGTTACGAGAAATACCCCGAAGAGGTCGCGGCCGAGATCGCCGGCCGCTCGAAGTTCGTGCCCATGCGCCGCCACGGGACCGAGGCGGAGGTCTCGGCCGCCGTCTGCTTCCTGTTGTCGGACGCCGCGGCCTTCACCACGGGCGAGAGCATCGCCGTCGACGGCGGCGCGCCGCTGGAGCGCGGTTTCCGCCCCTCCGAGGAGGGGCCGCGGGAGGACCGTTCCTGGCAGGGCTTTCACCGCTACCGCCTGCCGAAGACACTGAAAGACAAGAGCTGA
- a CDS encoding enoyl-CoA hydratase gives MTEDVLKIDRRGAVDWVTLNRPDAYNSLNDAMIDALLDYFQRLYNDHDTRVVVLRGAGRGFCAGLDLKARAGNNAQPESRSSADGRRAQRRISEIVMRMRRCPQPIVSLIHGGCAGGGFAFALASDIRIAGRSAKMNAAFIRLGLSACDIGVSYFLPRLVGVSVASELMLTGRFIGAQRALMTGLVSEVVEDDRLEEAAQPFVEDLLNATPLGLRLTKECLNMSVDAPSLESAIAMEDRNQILCAQGPDFQEGIRAFMEKRKPNYSGS, from the coding sequence ATGACCGAAGACGTGTTGAAGATCGACAGACGCGGGGCCGTGGACTGGGTCACGCTAAACCGGCCCGACGCCTACAACAGCCTGAACGATGCGATGATCGACGCGCTGCTGGATTACTTCCAGCGGCTCTATAACGATCACGATACGCGTGTCGTGGTGCTGCGGGGCGCGGGACGCGGCTTCTGCGCCGGGCTGGACCTGAAGGCGCGGGCCGGCAACAACGCCCAGCCCGAATCGCGCAGTTCTGCCGACGGGCGGCGCGCCCAGCGGCGCATCTCCGAGATCGTCATGCGCATGCGGCGCTGCCCGCAGCCGATCGTCTCCCTGATCCACGGCGGTTGCGCTGGCGGCGGCTTCGCCTTCGCGCTGGCCTCCGACATCCGCATCGCCGGGCGCAGCGCGAAGATGAACGCCGCCTTCATCCGCCTCGGCCTGTCCGCCTGCGATATCGGCGTGTCCTACTTCCTGCCCAGGCTGGTCGGCGTCTCGGTGGCCAGCGAACTGATGCTGACCGGGCGGTTCATCGGCGCGCAGCGGGCGCTGATGACCGGCCTCGTTTCGGAGGTGGTGGAGGATGACCGGCTCGAGGAAGCCGCCCAGCCCTTCGTCGAGGACCTGCTCAACGCCACGCCGCTCGGGCTCCGGCTGACCAAGGAGTGCCTCAACATGTCCGTCGACGCGCCGAGCCTGGAATCGGCCATCGCCATGGAGGACCGCAACCAGATCCTCTGCGCCCAGGGGCCGGACTTCCAGGAAGGCATCCGCGCCTTCATGGAGAAGCGCAAGCCGAACTATTCGGGGAGCTGA